Sequence from the Ostrinia nubilalis chromosome 26, ilOstNubi1.1, whole genome shotgun sequence genome:
actcatcacaaaatgtcagaaactataacacctacaaacttgaaatttggcaggtaggttccttatagggtgtagacatccgctaagaaaggattttacgaaactccaaccCTGAGGGGGTTAGACGGGgtacacgcgtacgaagtcgtgggcggccgttAGTTCTTTAATCAGCCTTCACTCTTTTGTAACTACTGTTCCAAAACAAATTTACTTAGCAAAACTCTGGAAATATGCTCGtaattactaataaaataatagaattttaataaaaataacttgaacttaacaaaaaaatagtctctttatgttttattcagtacctacactgtttttaattataacttaATCCTTTCATAATGgagttttagttaaattgttaaatttcTAAGCACATTTTTTAGAATTGCACTCGACTTTAAGaccaaagaataaaaaaaattggacgGACAAGGGCATAACTGTCTGAACGACTTTTTCCCTCCAATTTTTGAATTACTTACTAGGCATAAGTGTGATAGATGTGGCCTTGTCACTCCAGAAACCAAAAACATTAAAGGGCATATTCACCATTGCGGCGTTAGTGCTCCAAATGACAAGTACTTCATTCCCCGCCGACGGCGCAACTGACCAATGAGACTTTGTCGCGTcagaacagtaaaataaaagcgcCAATAAGACAAAGCCGCTTTTTGCCCCTGGCAGTTTTTTGAAGGAATTAAACGGGTTTCTTTGTCTCTCCAGttgaaaacacatttttaaagtatttcctGCATACTTAACtaatttttgcaatttttgacaATTGTGCCCTTGTTCTACCGAAGGTGCGAAATGTCATTACCTCGTCCCCCTCAGGAAATGGcgaaattttttgtatggaaataaacGCGCGCTGCTACTCTTGGTTGGTTAATAACTCTATGTTAACTACAGTCTACAGCAGGgattcccaatttttttttgccaaggaaccctaattgattattatatacttttcctagcggaacccccgtactactccgcccgcacgccctgccctgcccctcccttgtgcgtaaacaagtcggtgcgcgcgaacaacgtcggtcacgaaacgtgggataatattttttacggaacccttgcggcctttccacggaaccccagggttccgcggaccacctttcgggaaccgctggtctACAGTTTGTATTATAGGTCACGCAACACGTGTTAAGGCGatcaacacaaaaaaaaatgtaactgtAGGTACTGTACCTATACGTTTGTCTCTGTTTAATAAGTCGTGTACTCTGTCCCTAATTAACTTTCAAAGAAgctgaaattttataataaagagtaggttgtaaataaaataaataaaacatattttattgctGCAGCAAAAGGTACCATTTATTTGCGATTTTAagagtaataatttattaaactaaGTACCTAATCATCGTGTAGTCAAATTGACAGAAGCGTGTCGTAATGATAATACTGCACTGTCGAgtgtttattgtttaataatcTTGATCCTGGTCATCATCTCGGTCATCATATCTGTCATCTCGATCATCATCTCTCTGAAACGATAATATTAAGAAGTTGTTAATGAGGCCCCATAGATGCATGGCTTCATAACGCAGTGTAAGTCGCTTAAACTTTTCCCAGTTTTATTGACTCATGTGTCCCAGGTTCAGACAGAAACATAATCAACAATTGAGTTATAATTATGTGAGTATTTCAATACAAGCTCATTCTTTATTTTTACTCACTAAGTATCCCCGAACCTGAAATAGGTAGATAcgtttttcatttcattttatctactcatacaatttatttaatctaaatCGCCACTCATtcatttttaaactaaataaagttTAGTGTTTGTGAAGAGCAACTACCTTTAACACAGGTTGAATTGCTTCCAGTGACCTAACTAGGAATCAAACCCAGAGCCTCTGAGGCGAGAGTACCTCAACCACTAAGTCACGGTGTAGCTGCCTACTAGAAATTATAGAAGTTTTTGGCCTTGCTTACCACTTTACTTGTCAAATAAGGATTGTAATTCAGTCCACTGTAATTCTGCAAAacgatttaaatatttttagtagaataaaatacaaaaaagaaagtgcaaaataaaaaaacaaagttgataaaaataaaaatcaattctTACGTTATCATAAGACTGTAGAGGCTGTGCCTGATGTAAAAAAAGGAATTAATTAGTAGTTATTTAATGCCCATTGCCTAAAAAGTATCCAAAGAAAAGAAACGCGAATGAATTGTAGACTTTTCATTAACGCAATCGGGGCCCAGTTCAGACAGCGTATACAAAAATCTTGGCCTCAACTCTCGTTGAGCGATTTATACACGCCCAAACCATTAAaccaaaattaaacaaaattttgaCACACTGAAAGCCTCGGGCAAAAGATTGTCTTATAAAATTGTAATATGAACTTACTCTGTATCGAccctataaataaaaacaatacaacatGTTATTATAGAGGCACATATTAAtaggtaattaattttacattaaaaatctATTAATCATTTAAGCTATCGACGTACGCCATCGTATGAATGGTAGTGACCATGgggctgaaaataaaataaacttattcttcttcttttcgtgtcgacaacaaacctacacagtgtcagcccaaaactccgccacaagagtgagATAAACTTATTAAATACATAGCTTTTTACATTGACTACTTACTCAAAATAAATTAGTATTATGCTTAagaaaaagttataattttaagaGCAATTTTTGTACCTGGCGGTAGTCATCCCTCGGTGGTacctaaagaaataaaaaaagaacgtgaaagaaactttttttttgttattacttAAAAATAGGGGACATTGGGTCACAATGGATAGTAATTTATGAGATGCCTACAGTTCTGAAGCAACGGAAAAGCAGAATTTAAGAAACTGATATTTAGTTGGCGAATGGCTTTTGCGTGTTGgatagttaaaaaaatacagtcgaattgaaaacctcctcctttttttaagtcgggTAAAaggggtaggtaggtatagatgGTCCACTGTGACCCTGTGAATCCACTGTGAATGGCAAACACCGATTTGGATACACACTGATATCTAGGTAGgtaaatattacaaataataaggaattaaatagttctttttaaagaTCAGGTTAAGAGACATACAAAAATGGCAAATGGAATGCCATTCGATCTAGCCACAATATTGGTCTATTTTCTAACCCCTTTTATAATTTCAGAGTGTGCATGTAAAAAGTCTAGTCCGTGTACGTAAGAAAAGAGTTTTCCTTACTTTGATGCTTGGAATTGGGACCTATAACAATTATGAAGAAGTTTTAGAATCAAACGTACTTCTTACTCTACAAAAAgtgggtaaaaaatattttcgtgaGTCACACGTTTCTCCCTCGTTAGGGAACGCGGGTAAAGTTTTCTGGTTCAATGTGACCCAATCTCCCTGatactaaaaatttattatttttgtaaaaaacatAATCTAATTTCTGTTGCAAACTCGCTATTATAGTAActtataaatagttaaaatacttttcttaTTATTAAACTCACGTATGAGAAGCTCAGGGACTAGAGAAAAAGAAATTTTACTTTGAGCTAcacagtaaaatatttaaaaaaatatttaatttacaatCAAAATAACACTTACGCCCAGGTTGTGTCCACTGGAGTAACGctgagaataataataaaattataagatttttatgtacaatgaatacaacccgatcgagttaactgcgcatctgacggctatgacgtcacaacgacgctctggtacggaagtaaccattccagcgaggtgcgcagttagctcaatCGGGTTGTGGTTCctatttaacccttaaccaggctttttagatttcaataaatattcccATTGCATTGGTTTTAACCGTATCATTGCGCCATCAGGTcgtctattattttttatttggaagCTGTGGTAACTTCTAGAAATAAGTACTAACCTcattctgaaaataaatatttacacattGATTAGAAATAGGAAGAAGAAATGAACGGATTTCTTGCTGAAAACCAGTTTCAGGATAtgctcaaaaataattttattgtttaagttatttttttttgtctatcCGATATTCCGAGAAATAGAGAAGAATCTTAAGAGCGCTCGAGCGCTTTaacatttagagtaggcgcacaccgttgatttttcgtcggccgatagtttagtcgggcagttgatcagtatgggcatgtatgggagcactgcgcacactacgccgattcgatttggccgattcttcatacaatttaaaatcgggcacaactattggccaactaaaaatcaacggtgtgcgcctactcttaggagatttagcagcgcgacaaacaaGCGACAGACgggctgccgaaaatttcatactatgtgacagcggatgcatgccttcacattataaaaacgccgcttatagccgctgcagtcgcgctactaacgcgcccTAATGTGAACGCGCTCTAACTCTAAGTGTGTGTGTATCTCACATCATACATAGAAGGGAATTTTTCCATTCCTTACCCACAttccctttctatgatctgaggtgtgTAGATACCTATACGCTAATCGCGTAAGTTGTATTATCTATGTGAATTATTGTGAACTTACATAAATGCTCTTTGGTGGGTCCTGCAAATATACAATAACAAAAATgataaattataatgaaaaaaaGTGAGTCGTATCGTAAGCAAGGATAAATTATTTTCAAGGAACTTAATAATGATAAAGGACAGACCGAATTAATACTATCTAAGTAACTAGGTATACAATATCTATCAGATCTttgaaaatatagtatttttgcATGCGCGAGAAAATCTTCACGCGcttttacataaaatactcgAAAAAATAGGACTTTTCTACTTACGTATGATACTTTGAGTACCTGTTTGGTAATTAGTAGAATATTAGTTAGATAAATTATGTCTGGAAACTTAGCAGCAAAGACAGGAAACTCCCTGtttttttaaaaagcaattttCAGCCaaaacatattaataaaaatactttcataCCCCGCGACCTTGGTATCTCTgaagacaaaaaaaatttattaagaTCCTGTTTTACTACTGCTATTATTATTCTATGGTGGAGATTAaaacgtaaacgaactaaagtggctgacatagcccgacggattagcaagctgaagtggcaatgggcagggcacatagtacgcagaactgacggccgatggggcagcaggttctggagtggaggccgcgtactggaaaacgcagcgtgatacgtctacccataaggtggaccgacgacctcataaaggtagcaggaaggcgctggatgcaggccgctaccaaccggcctttctagaaatcattggggaaggcctatgttcagcagtggacgtcctatggcagaaatgatgatgatgatgatgatgaattaggtaggtatacttgTGTAACATACCGATGATAGCTGATCCAGTTGCCTCGATAGGTAGTCTAGCTGGACACTCTGCgaaaagaaaatattgtttttgtgCAACTTTAATATGGCGACTACCAGACGACTacaggacgtagcacacttatcaacccgaaaAGGGGTTGTAGCCGTATCTACTCGAGGCGGCcggtattctttgtatgaaactccatactgcaacgcacacttatccgcatcgCAAGTCGCAACATAAACGCTTGTATTGCCTTACGGTTGACGCGCATGAAAGCTCGCGAAAGGCAATACggcgttgatccctttccgagttgataagtctgctatgactttAAGATTGCAGAAGGGGATCACCACTCTTCCCTTGAATGTAGTAAGCGACTAAAATTCGACTACACATctaacagagaacgggcagcagcgctctctgaaaaacatcaatcttttaaactgcgatctccaatcCGCCTGTCAAGCGTGGCGATTATGGCAAAActctccactatagtggaggaggctcatagtccagcagtggactgtaaaaggCTGTTGGTGATGAAATTCGAACCAAGCGTATACAATTAGACTTACCCTCAACgcctgatcatcatcatcatcatcgtcgtccTCGTCACGCCGCCTCTGCTCTCGTCGCTGCTCCTGCTCCCGACGGTCTTGGCTGCGTAGCCGTCGGTCGTCGTCGCGTCGGTCGTCGTCGCGTCGGTCGTCGTCTTGTCGATCGTAATACCTGTCGTCGTCGCGTCGATCTTGATCGCGTTCGCGACGCTACATAAAAAGTGAATTTGAAAATGGATACGCCTTATTATGATTAAgtagtttttgcccgcggcttgaCCCACGTGCATTTAGGTCTATCACACTCACacagctatatttgggacgtgtttatgtgccctggaaaagggcaGGGAGAAAGGCTGACCTCCCATTaagtggaccgatgatctggtgaaggtcgagggaggTGCCttgatgcgagcggcgcaggaccaatcgttgtggaaatccttgggggaggcctttgtccagcagtggacgtctttcggctgaaacgaacgaacgaatgcgCACCCAAATGTCTGCCACTTACGTCGTCGTCGTCCCGGTCTCTTCGGTCGCGACGATCCCTCCGGTCGCGTCGGTCTTGCTgctcgtcgtcgtcgtcgcgCCGTTGTTGATTCCTCTGCTATAATGAAATTTATTGTAagttgacatattattattggcTTAAAGATCGTTATCAGTGATTTGTATTTCTGCAGCATTagtgcatcatcatcatttcagccacaggacgtaggcttcccccaatgacttccacatcgcccggttggtagcggcctgcgtccagcgcctttctgctaacGGGaccccacctctcgttcccaccgctgcaactcctgtgtagccaggatctacagcttgaccgccaataatacccaaccaatgaaggtcatagcccgacgtattagcaagctgaagtggcaatgggcagggcacatagtacgcagaactgacggccgatggggcagaaaggttctggaatggaggccgcgtaccggaaaacgcagcgtgggacgtccacctacaaggtggaccgacgacatcgtaaaggtagcagggaagcgctggacgcaggccgctaccaatcgatcaacatggaaagcattgggggaggcctatgttcagcagtggacgtcctgtggctgaaatgatgaatgaaggtcaagtttgtcccgggggaaagttaaactgtcatcatTCTAAAATTCTTCCTGCTTCCCTTATGATATGATGTTGCATAGTGGAAATCTAGGATCGCTCGTTGTAAAACTTCGACATTACAACGTGGCCCGATGTGTTGGCATGGCACAATGTATCGTGGGTATTTTTGCCCATTACTTTAGCgtgtagtttaaaaataatgattgatttatttatttttcttacgtcatcatcgtcatctcgGTCGTCGACTACCTAAAGGTAAGAATTTCACAACATTAATTTGAAATAGTGAAATGACAAAAATTATAGCTTGACCATTAAGTTAAATCGCTTCTGGTTGTCTTTCTCgagtttttatttcatgttcgtttgattttgaaatatttcttaACTTTGCGGACATCTACCGTTAAATTACAGAAGCGCGCTTTTCACAGTCTGTATTTCGCTGCGGACTAAATACAAGAGCGTCATAGCACTTATGGTCAAGTTATAACAACTTTACCTaactaagtataataatagaaaTGTGTGTTTGAAAGACTTACTTTCAAGCTGAGGCTTTGAAGGCGTCTACGGTTCTGTTGCTGGACATAGAATAAAATtcgatgataataatatttgatttaTCCAAGAAGGTAGCGCACAAATTACTAAGTaataacaataaggtatagttcttgcaactcacgaaggcgagtgagctttacttgtgtgtgtacgtgttcatgcacataacgatagtgcaatgtctatcaaaacttttggaaaacgaacagtagcgagcgccaccacacatgtaaagcctactcgccttcgtgaattgcaacaactttgAAGGctctttaaataacaacaacttaTAAGTACGAACCTGTTCGAactgttgttgttgttgctgcTGTTGTTGTTGCCCTGGCTAAACAGAGTATGATAACGTTTAGGACTCTATGGTCTAAGAGAGAGATTCTTTCTAATCCATGGTTCTATTTCTAatccccgattgcgctaaaaatTTTCAGCTGCAACGCAACTGGACGACAAACGAAAGTCAGCTATTTGAAAATGGAGCGCAAGTCGCGCGCGACTGTAGATGAAACGCGAATGATtggagacattacaaattagTGCAATCGGGGCGCTGGTGGGACCacgtattatacagggtgttaggtaaatgggtatatgagccgacactagcccatgttaacatggtcatataaatggtatggtgaagtcagaaaatttatatcttcactttaattatttgaattttcatacaaatcggattttataaaatttgttttgtatgaaaattaaaaaaaataaaatgatgatatcctgacttcaccatatcatttatatgaatatgttaacatgggctagtgtcggctcatatacccatttacctaacaccctgtatataatatGGGACTATcgccacctctcgttcccaccgctgcaactcctgtgtagccaggatctacagcttgatcgccaataaaaacccaaccagtgaagtttaagtttgtcccgggggaaagttaaactgtcattggacccgcaacaaaattaatctgAAGAAAaaaggaggagttcgaagttaaggttcgacttccgtCCTTTGCAATGCGGATGACAGTATTAACATAGTAAAactcttttatttttgcaagtaggtttTCAAAAAGCTTTTACTCGTCCTAGGATAAGCCCTACCACGGCTTCTTGACAACAAaggggccagtgctgagaagattATTGTCAAtcactcagtcactattgtgaATAAGCTCTCAAGagtggacgtccactgctgaacacaggcctccccc
This genomic interval carries:
- the LOC135084432 gene encoding pre-mRNA-splicing factor CWC22 homolog; the encoded protein is MKLVIVLGLCVAVALAAPSPGQQQQQQQQQQFEQQQNRRRLQSLSLKVVDDRDDDDDQRNQQRRDDDDEQQDRRDRRDRRDRRDRDDDDRRERDQDRRDDDRYYDRQDDDRRDDDRRDDDRRLRSQDRREQEQRREQRRRDEDDDDDDDDQALRVSLIVYAWFEFHHQQPFTVHCWTMSLLHYSGEFCHNRHA